In Zingiber officinale cultivar Zhangliang chromosome 3A, Zo_v1.1, whole genome shotgun sequence, the DNA window CCTATAAAATATGTAACGATTAAATATTATACaaactgtttttttttaaataattaaacacaaaacattttcaaaaatttgattaattttataatatCACACATTAATAGAAATTAACCCAAAAACATTAGACAACTTGAAAATAATAAGGAATAATAATCCATACCGTTAAGATTTTCTTATCACGTTGAAGTCACCCCAGGATATAGCACAGACGGTAAACGCATAACATCTTTGACATAATGACTAGGTTTCGATTCTTATGAACTGATGACATGAGATTTATCCTACCATTCGTTTCACACCTATATGTCtgtatgtacctccctccatatccgtgggggcagatctatattttttcttatcacaTTGAAGCCCTTAGGACGTAGCACAGACGATGGACACATGACATTTCTGACATAATGACAGAGGACGATTATCAAGAACTGACGATCAAGAATATCTCTTTTCATATCCATAGGATCGATACTAAGGGACCATTAAAATaacaaatctatttttttttaagaactaACAACCTGAAATACCTTTTTTATATCCATAGAATCAATATTAAAAAGTCATTAAAATAACGGATTTATCTTTTTCTTATCATGTTGACATTTGAAAGTGATagtatttctttaaattatccCTAGaattgggaaaaatatttttcaataaaataaacaaaagcaagttcactaaaagcataaataaagtaatgtgaaaaaataaaaaatatattatcataaaatcatTGTTACTTTTGTGAATGCCTTACTGAAATTTATGCttattttttaaatcataaacatctTTTTTTTATTGTGAAAAACTTTTAATAACATTTAAATGATTAAATTATAGTTTTTTATTTAACAAAATAGATATGTATTGTTTTTTATATTACTAAGTTAACAAATTAATGAGCACGGTAGACATTAACGTTGACGATTTTAATAAAAGGTTGGGTCCACAAATAATGAGATCCGTCAAAATATCTAAATTTTGTGGTGTATATTcataatattttcttttcttactttacaattttttaaaattttaaccaaattattaataaattcacaacaaaaaaaatacatatatattttctaattgtaaatattaaattatttagaaTAATTTAGTCTgatttatatataataaatataacggtataaatttaaacatttatttgttatctTATTTGAAAGATCTAAATAATTATCTAGAATAGTTTATATGGAAAATTAttaatcaaatttgaattccgaTAATATAAAAAACATATagagaaataataaaataataaaataataatttttaaatgagttgaatatttaaaagttaatttataaaaaaatattaattgccACGGCATAATTTGGTTTCGCCAGGTCCCACTCTGGCACTCTCCTCATAGGAAACCCTACGGTCTTCACCTTCTAAACTGGAACCTCGTATAAATTGTCTTGAAGGTGATTCAAAGGTAATACTCAGCGCCGCCCGCTCCATCAAAAACCTCACATCTCTCTCTTCCTTCCTCCTCCATCTCCATGGCTCTTTGTTACCACCACCTCCTTCACCTGCCCTCGCGCCGCTCTCTGTTACCCAGTACCCCCTCCTTAGCCTCCTATCTGCCGCCTCTCCTCAAGCCCTTCCCAAATTCCCGTCTCCCCCTCACTGGCCTCCTACACCACTTCGTCCCCCGCGCCTCAGCCCGGCGGGAGGCGGAGAGGCCGGATGCCGCGGGACTTCATCCTGTGGGGGGAAAACGTACGGACATCAAGAAGATTATGATCCTGGGCGCCGGGCCGATCGTGATCGGGCAGGCGTGCGAGTTCGATTACTCCGGCACGCAGGCGTGCAAAGCCCTGGTGGACGAGGGCTACGAGGTGGTGCTGGTGAATTCCAATCCAGCTACCATCATGACCGACCCTGACCTCGCCCACCGCACCTATGTGGGACCCATGACTCCGGAGCTGGTCGAGCAGGTGCTCGATGCCGAGCGGCCTGATGCCATCCTCCCCACGATGGGCGGCCAGACTGCTCTCAATCTCGCTGTCGCGCTCGCGGAGTCTGGCGCCCTTGCTCGCCGCGGGATCGAGCTTATTGGCGCCAAGCTGGATGCCATCCGCGCCGCTGAGGACCGCGACCTCTTCAAGCGCGCTATGGATCGCATCGGCCTCCGCACGCCGCCGTCTGGCATCGGCACTACCCTGGATGAGTGTCTAGCCATTGCCGAAGACATCGGTGGTTTCCCCCTCATTATACGTCCTGCCTTCACCCTTGGCGGCACTGGTGGTGGCATCGCGTACAACGGCGACGAGTTTGAAGCTATTTGTCGCGCTGGACTTGCCGCTAGCCTTACATCCCAGGTCCTGGTCGAAAAATCACTTCTTGGGTGGAAAGAGTACGAGCTGGAGGTTATGCGTGACCTTGCCGACAATGTCGTGATCATCTGCTCAATTGAGAACATTGATCCCATGGGTGTACACACAGGGGATTCAATCACAGTGGCACCTGCACAGACATTGACGGATAAGGAGTACCAGAGGTTGAGGGACTATTCGGTGGCAATCATTCGAGAAATCGGGGTGGAATGCGGGGGCTCTAATGTGCAGTTCGCAGTTAATCCAGTGGATGGGGAGGTTATGGTGATTGAGATGAACCCTAGAGTCTCAAGATCATCCGCACTTGCCTCAAAAGCAACTGGCTTTCCCATTGCTAAGATGGCTGCTAAGCTGTCTGTGGGTTATACCCTTGATCAGATTCCAAATGATATCACCAAGAAAACGCCAGCTAGTTTTGAGCCATCTATAGACTATGTGGTTACAAAGGTGCGCCACATTTGTTCTTCCTCATATCTTAGATTTGTTAGATTCTTTGGTTCATCAATCTTGTTGATATTTTATTCAACTAAATGATTTTAATGGAATGCTATTCTTCATGCTACGCTTTTGTCATTTAATGGAAATAGTACCGGCAAGGTTTTCTCAATACTTTGTCAAAATTAGACGGGATGGagctaaaaaaaatgaaagatttcttaaaatgttttttttttaatcttcatGCATATAGCAACTAGTTAAAATTTAGCATGCAGTATAGAAGTTTCACAAGGAATATGATACGTTATCTACACTGACTTTTCTATTTGCTTCTCATGTATGCAAGCTGAAAATGATGAGTGATCAGTACGTGCACATTCAATTAATTTACTTTGGTCTTGAATGGAAGTTAACAGAACTTGTAAATCCGGATGTAACACATTGCCTCTTCCATCAACTGAAAACTGTTGGCTTAATTACCTAAAATTTGGTACTGGATCAAATTTTGAACTCTTCCACGTCTAAGTATTTAGTTTCTGAAAATTATAAAAGTGTATTGTTAATAGTATTTGTTTAATGACTTACAGGTAAATTAACCTTTTTATCATTACGAAACACTATGTACATTAGTTCTTTTGTTTTTACTTTTTACTTGCATGTTGTAGATCCCTCGATTTGCCTTTGAGAAATTTCCTGGTTCAGAACCAATCTTAACAACCCAGATGAAATCGGTGGGTGAAGCAATGGCACTCGGTAGGACTTTCCAAGAGTCCTTCCAAAAGGCAGTTAGATCGTTGGAGTCTGGATATTCTGGGTGGGGTTGTGCACGTATCAAGGAACTCAACTGGGATTGGGATCAGTTGAAGTACAGTATGAGAGTGCCTAATCCAGATCGTATACACGCTGTATATGCAGCAATGAAGAAAGGAATGAACATAGAAGAAATTCATGAGCTGAGTCTTATTGACAAATGGTTTCTTTTCCAACTAAAAGAGTTGGTAGATGTGGAACAATTCCTCTTGTCACAGAAGTTGGACCAGCTGACAAAGGATGATATGTATGAAATTAAAAGGAGAGGCTTTAGTGATAAGCAGATAGCATATGCAACATCTTCCTCTGAGGGAGATGTACGAAAAAAACGCTTGTCACTAGGTGTGATCCCCGCATACAAAAGGGTTGATACATGTGCTGCAGAGTTTGAGGCAAACACTCCCTACATGTACTCCTCTTATGATTTTGAATGCGAATCAACTCCCACTCAAAAGAAAAAAGTGCTGATATTGGGAGGTGGACCAAATCGTATTGGCCAGGGTATTGAGTTTGATTACTGCTGCTGTCATGCTGCTTTTGCCCTTAAAGAGGTCAGTTTTTGTTTTTCACAAAATTTGTTTCCTTGCTATACGTTTCCCCCTGAGTTTGAGAATCTTATCTTTTTTATTCGTGTGTGTGTTGTCACTTTTAATTGGCAACTATTTACAGTtttgttttgatatttttttccaCTCTTTTGTTTCTCCAGCtgaaaaaaactatttaaaagtaaaaacatattctatttaaaaattcattgttTTCTGTGCTAAATCTGCATCTCATTTTTCTATTGAagcttattttttgttttttttctattGCAGAACGGATATGAGACAATCATGATGAATTCCAACCCGGAGACTGTATCCACAGACTATGACACTAGTGATCGTTTGTACTTTGAACCTTTGACTATCGAGGATGTTTTAAATGTGATTGACTTGGAGAGGCCTGATGGCATTATCGTGCAGTTTGGTGGGCAAACACCGCTAAAGCTTGCTCTTCCTATACAACATTACCTCGAAGAGCAAAAATTGTTATCTTCCACTGGAACAGGGCTTGTTCAAATATGGGGAACATCACCTGATTCCATTGACGCTGCGGAAGATAGAGAACGGTTTAATGCAATTCTCAATGACCTTGAGATCGAACAACCTAAAGGAGGCATAGCAAAGAGTGAAAGAGATGCCATCTCAATTGCCAGTGACATTGGCTATCCTGTTGTAGTCAGACCTTCATATGTCTTGGGTGGACGAGGAATGGAAATAGTTTATAGTGATGATAAACTGGTAAAATACCTTGAGACTGCAGTAGAGGTGGATCCAGAACGTCCTGTCTTGATAGATAAGTATCTCAATGATGCCATTGAAATCGATGTTGATGCATTAGCTGACTTCAAGGGGAATGTGGTGATTGGTGGCATTATGGAGCACATAGAGCAAGCTGGTGTTCATTCTGGTGATTCAGCATGTTCACTTCCCACAAAAACTGTGTCAAGTAAGTGCTTAGATATAATTAAACAATGGACGACAAAGCTGGCCAAACGACTAAGTGTATGTGGGCTTATGAATTGTCAGTATGCTATTACTGCTGCTGGAGATGTATATCTTCTCGAGGCAAATCCACGCGCTTCTCGCACTGTCCCTTTTGTTTCTAAAGCTATTGGTCACCCACTGGCAAAATATGCTTCCCTTGTTATGTCAGGAAAAACTTTGCATGAACTTGGATTCACAAAGGAGGTGGTCCCAAGGCATGTGTCGGTGAAGGAGGCTGTACTTCCTTTTGAAAAATTCCAAGGTTGTGATGTGCTTCTTGGTCCAGAGATGCGTAGCACTGGAGAAGTTATGGGAATTGACTTCGACTTTCATGTGGCTTTTGCCAAGGCACAGATTGCTGCTGGCCAGAAGCTGCCGGTTACTGGTACAATATTTCTCAGCCTAAATGATCTGACAAAGCCACACCTTGCTTCCCTTGCTCGTGGATTCCTGGAACTCGGTTTCAAAATTGTCGCAACTTCTGGGACAGCTAGAGTACTAGAATTGGAGGGTATCCCAGTTGAGGTTGTTTTTAAAATGCATGAAGGGAGACCTCATGCAGGGGATATGTTAGCAAATGGAGACATACAAGCTATGGTAATAACAAGTTCAGGTGATGCACTTGATGCAATTGATGGAAGGCAACTGAGGAGAATGGCATTGGCATACAAGATCCCAATTATAACTACAGTGGCCGGAGCCATGGCTACTGTGGAAGCTATTAAGAGCTTGAAGCATAGCTCTATCCAAATGTTGGCCTTGCAAGATTATTTTAATGTTCCAGAGCAACAGTTAAAATTGCAGGCAGCTTCATCTTCTGTTTAAGCTTGCATTCCCTTGATATACAGGTCAATTTCTCTATACCTTTCCTCCATCATTCATGTTTTAACTGGTTCTTGCTTTTGATGTTCTCCAACACTTTGGCGTCCACTAGCCTTGGAAAATTCATCCATTTTTTCATGCTTTCTATATTTTAGGCCAAGGTTAATCTGTTGCTTGCTTTCGCactagttttaaattttgtattttgattCTACTTCAGTAGGATGTATCCATCTACCTTCATTTATCAAATACCATGTTCTAAGATTTCACAAAATCACCTTGTTCACATAGAACCACTATGAATTTGAAGTGTTGTCTCAGATTCCAACACAAACACATCATTTTGGCGCGCTTTTCTTTTGAAGTTGCAGTCGCATACATACTCATAACTTATCATTTTAATGAAATTTCAGAGTGTCAGCTACAGAGTCAATCAAGCAACTTGGTAAGACTTCATCTGCTTGTCAGTTATCGTCGGCTAATCACTGTCATTAACGACGCTCTAATTGAGTTGGAGTTAACTTTTGTTCCAATATGGCAAACTCTGAAGCCAAGTAGCGAGTAATTGGAATGGTAGCTTGTGGTTTCTCCTTGCAGCAATGAGGAAAATGAAACAGAAAGTGGTAAATTTATATTCATGTGTGCAAATAATTTCAATCTTTACAGTAAAAGAATAGTGAGATTTGCTGGAATCAATAACTTATGTATCCGAATCTAATGTCTTGTAATGTTTGGATTTCCCATCTTGTCTACTTTATGGTAATTTTTAAGAACTGAAAATTTCTCTGTTATTTTCAAGTTATTTCaagatgaaaatatataatttcatGATTTCTTTTGTTTTGAGCTGCAACAATATTTTTAGTAGCAAAGGACGAACTGAggcttaatttttaaaaatatattgcaTAAATTTCTATTAAAATTATGCTAAATTGCATGTATCCTAGTAAATATACTATTCTGcaaatttttcattttaattttgcaGCTATatcattataaatttaaaatcttgCATATAACTATGATCATTCACAATTAGGCCTTCAAACATTAAATGAAGTATAGTTGAATACAATTACTTattgataatttttaattattttttaaagccATTTTAGTTTTAATATTTCTGAATGACATTTGAATAATTATAAATGTTGATATATGCATTACTAGAGTTTTTAATGTCAATTTGCTAACAATTTTATAATCAATATAGGATTTAAGGTCATGGATAATTAGATAACGTGTTAAAATAAAtgggtttattttttaaaatttattataaagaataattttattattaattaattaaaattatttaatttaattaacataattctaattaaattaaaattactttaacacTTTTATAAAGCATATTACTATAGTCACTACAACTTATAATTtgatcaaatttaaataaaattataataaataaaatattgtaATAAATTTCTGTAGccaactaaaattattttagaaatattatagaAAGTATAATTATAACTGTTTCAATTGTATTATAGGAGTGATTTTAGTTAAATTAAGgaactttaataaattaataaagaataattttgatataatataataatatttttgatataGTAATTTTATTAAAGTTGGAAAAATTTTAAGTTGTAAAATACAATATTTTACTAAAGGAAATTTCAGTATTATACATTTCATATTTGTAACTTTCATAATTCcaataacatataacataatccTCTTATACTCCTTAATAATTACCTAGGTTTATGTGCATACATTTTCAAATTGTTGCTCcatctatttaaaaatttatttttctcaatttatgctaaatttaaatttagatctAAAGGTATAGTGATATTACATAGACTTGTATGAGTatgttaattttgattttaaatgattctgaattatctacatttatcaattaatttcgaatgaaattgatttaaaatcgatattatttaaaaatttaatagttTGATTGAGAGTGTTAAGAAATCATCAGGATGGTCTCAATCATTTTACAGGCCTTAtgcagaaaaaaatatttagggccttaatgtgtgtgtatatatatatatatatatattaaaaaattaaatactaatttctaaaagataaatacatttttatataaaaatttattcttcTAACTTTTGAGATgcataatataattaaatttttctatttaagttttgattttttaattaataaaattattgttagtgtaaataagattttattattttatttcaatttgatgatcctttaaaatttaacattattgtctgtataaatataataaaataaaaaataaaaaaatagcttttatttaaactaattaaaatgaGCATCAATAAAAATGAACATCTAAAACAAAttatccaaattaaaaaaattattctcaaGTATTAAAGAACAATAAGGATATAATTCATTTAATAGATACTTCGgttaaaaataacaataaaaaataataagctataataaaaatcaaataaCTTATAATTTATTATGACATTAAAATGAGAAGGGTAATCTAGAGGAGCATGAgaatagattttgattttccttAAATTGCTAAGATTTCTTACGAAGAAGAAGATGGCTGATTAATATTTTTTACCCTTGCTTTCTATTGCTATGAAGAGGACTGTTATTTGTGTCGAATAGATAAGGAACTCTTACTTTCatatagtagtagtagtagtaatagtaataataatagtaatggTGAGAATATTTGAGTGAGAGAGAAGAAGGGAGTAGGAGAACGAGCCTAGGATCATAGACAAAAGAGAAAAAACGACGTGTAATTACTATGAGGGAGGGCAAAATGTGGGATCACTAGCAATTGTGAAAGAGGGAAAATCATCTTGTTTTTGGATCCTCTCTCTATAAAATCTCTCGTCTCCATAACTTATTCATTGCTCCAGCTTATCGTCGGCGGCCTCTAGCCGTCGGCTCAATTAGCACTATACCCGAGGGGAAGGTGAACTTAAGGGGATCACCGTTGGTGTGATTGATGTCGAAATCCGGCCGAATCTAAGCAAGAGCTCAGATCGACGGTGGAGAAAAGTCTACTCAGATTCGACCAGATTCTGGTGCCAATTACACCGATGACGATCCTCCTGAGTTCACCTTTCACTCAGGGTATAGTGCTAATCAGGCCAACAGCCAAAGGACGCCAACAATATATTGGGTTGATGAATGAAACATATAGACATGAAATTTTGGGAATAGAGAATCCAAACTCCTAGGCATCAGTGTTATTAGCCTATGGCTTGAGCCGGCTGTGAGAATCATGATAAATTTTGTCAAACATTTGTAACTCTTATAATCCACTGTtatcccaaaaaaaaaataaaaaaatcttataGGGACTTGAAATAATTCTGAACTCTTTAATTCCATCCGTCAGCGttgtataattaaaaattttaaaaatttgatatttttaaactatgaaaattttaaaaatttattggtGATGTTAATTTTTAGTATCATTGGCTTAAATTTTATAATGGatttatgatatatttttttaaacatttacaaatttaagaatttattaattatAAGTTACACTATCGAATTTAGATACACACGAAGAAGACATCTTAAGTTATCGCTAAGAAAGATGAATTTGTATTCTATTGCGTACAATGTCAAATCATACGTGCAAACAGTGGTTCAAACTTGAATTGGTAAAATAAGAGGAGTTTATTAGATAATCTGCTACAATGAATTATTTTTAGCTCAATCAATTAGAtctaatgaataaaataaattttaaatcaaacgaacaaaataattattaatcgtagaaaaaaaattcttaaacccCAAATTCGCAATTCTCTTATTAACGAATCGCATCACGCCGTCCTCGTCTTTTGCTTGGGGAGCCGGAGGGACACTTTGGGCGAGGGGATGCCAATGTACGGGAGCCGTGACTGCGACGGCGACGCCGCCGGCGTCGGGATGCCCATGAACTGTACCCGCGGCGATACGCGGACTTTAGGGCTCGGCCGCGGCGACGGGATCGGGGCGTTGAAGTTGTTGGTGATGGGGGAGAGGACGACGCGCGGCGAGAGGTTGACCTGCTCCAGCGCCCGCGACTGGAGGTCGGACGGGTAGTCCCGGACGCAGCTGATCCGGGCGCCGGCCGCCGTCGCCCACTTCCGGGATTGCTGCCTGGCGACTGGAGTCGGAGCCGGCTTCTCGGATCGCTGATCTGTCCCCCGAGGGTCGCATTTGCTTGCCTCGACCTTGGATTTGATCGCCTCCTGGGAGAGTACTTCGGGGAGGTCGCTGGCGTGGTCCTTGTTGGATAAGTTGTAGTCGTCGTCGTCGACGGAACATTTCTGTGGAGTAAACAGGTAATTTGAGTAAATTTCATCACAAAATTCGATTTCAAAATTCCATCGGATTGTAGAATGCTAGAACTAAATTTGATTACCTTAACATTGGTTAGATCCACGTTATTGTCCTCCAGAAAACTGATGAACTCCTTAAAGTTTTCCTCTGTCGGAAGATAATGACCACTGTATGGCCATATAGCCTGTTGAAATGCTAAGTTTGAGTACTTAAAATAGAAATTAAGATGAACTTTGATTCAGATTAACTTGGGACTTTAAATTCCTAACCTGGAGTATGCCTTCTTTCGCAACTAGTCTTCCTGCTGATGTTGTTGCTCCCCCAGCTAAGAAACTGGAGTGTTGGAATGTGCCCTTGTTCTTCTGTTCATAGATTAAAATTCAAAGGAGAATAATTAGCCTTTTGATATAGGAGCTTTCTTTGTCAATTCTTTGCTAAACTAATTTAGCACATATAATCATACAATTCATAAAAATTGCGCTGAGTATTTTTGTTTACCTTCCCCACATATAGTGATCTAGATGTGCTGAGAACAAATATCCATTTGGAACCCTCAGTAGTATTCACTGGCATCTCGCTTTTCTTGTAAACCAGCTTTCCATCGTCTACTATGACTTCATATCCTTCCCTCTCTTTCTGCAAGTAAATGAACGCAATGAGATATATTGCTTCAAAATCATAAGCTAGGGGTTGATCATATTGGATACGACACAGTATTACATCACTTAAAAATACAGAACATAAATCTAATGATTTGAACAAGGAGCTCACCGGACCAAGGTATGTGATGCACTGCTGTTGAAGCTTGTTTCTCGAGCACTCCTCAAGATTCACTTCTCTTCCATCTCCAACATCCAACCTAAAGATTTTTTTAATCCAAATTAaggttttttaaaaagaaaaaacatcAATATCTTTTCGGTTCATTAACTTTTATTATTTTCTGCTTACCAGTAAAAGAATGGTTGGGTGCTTTCACTTGCAAACCAGACGTCATAATACAAATGTAAGTTGTGCCCATACCTATGTCTTGGATCAATCTGCAAATGTCAACATTGGATCAGTCTATGTTTCTAAAAGATTTGTTCAGCAGAAGATTGTGAAACTGAGACATGGATTCTTACAGCTTCTAGCCAATGTCTCAATGCTAGTTGCTGAGCTTTCTCATCTTTGGAGAGACCCTTACCAACCTGAAAAGGATGAATTCATGATAGATTAGATTAACATGGTGATTAAAATCCAATGTTTGGGCTCTAAAGTGACATTAAGAAACAAATCTGCATACTCTGGCTAGTCTTTTCTTTGCCCTTGCCCACTTAGAAACTGCAGGCTCCGGCTTCTCAACGTTGAAAAATGACACAGAGCTGCTTCTGAGAGATGCAAAATCAAGTGCTCTCCACCTACAATTTGAGGAGTTCATGACTCTGAGTCAGGTAAAAGCACAGTAGAAGTTTCGTTTGTGTGATTAATTATTGTTCTCAAGTGAAGgaagaaaaatctaattttgtTTGGTTACTTGCAGCAGCCAACTTAAGAAAAGAATTGAGATTACTAACCAGAATTCTTCCACAAGTACTGCACAATCTGCAAGATTCCTCCTTGTTCTGTAACTCTTGTAGACCTTTTGCAGCGTGGTTGCTGCTGCATCGAGTTCGCATAATGGCCTCGGGGATGAGAACTCGAGCAGCTGCCGCTGGGGGAGCTCGACAATCGGCGCTGGAAAATTTGCTTGAATCTTGAGTTCTTCTACGGCCTGCTTATCAGTAGCTGCTCCTTCGATCTTTGTCACCTGGGGCTCCCAGTGCTTGAAGCTCAGTGATCTCTCCATCCCTGGTGCTTCGCTGGATACCATCTTATTCGACGAATCACTTCTTTTGAAACTGATCGATTTTCTCAAGATCTTGTTGGATTCTCTGTCACCGAAACTCATAGATCTCGCTACTGCAACCTTTGTCTCGGCCAAGCAGAAGACTTTATTACTCATGGTAAGCAGCTACAATGATTTGACCTGTTTATAAAGAAGTTCAAAGAAGAAACTTTGATCAATAAAAAAGTtcgatttttttacttaaaataaaCAGTTTAGAAATTCTGAAGTTCGACCATCCATTCATCCTTCAGACAATTGCAGAACCTAGAATTCACAGGATATTGGAGAGGAGGGAACAGAGgattctctataaaatgtgaagAACAGGACAAGAACAAGATCAGAGATTTGAGAACTCTACCTGACTACTATTTGATCCGATCGACGAGAAGATTTAGGAGGTGAGTGTTTAGAGATCTCTTGCCAATAGCAGATGATATATATGAAGGGGTATGACCATACGATCCACCTTCATGGAAGTTACTTGGTCGACCGTCAACGGCTTGAACTGCAGAGTTCCAATCCACGGCTTTGAAGTCTTCAAAAGACAAACCGAAAGTTTGAAGAAGTATGTAAGCCAACATCACTAAAGCTCAAGCAACCAGCGACCACAGGTTTGAATTCCAATAGATTAATTTTGACATAAGTTATTTAGTAAAATCATTTGATTTATTGAAAATTTGGAGTTTTATAATCTTCAGTTAGTCTTTATGTTTTGTGTAATTAGTTCAATTTTGATACAAAGTATACTTTTGGGTGGTTAGGCTGCTAGTCAGTCATGAATAGGATGGTCAAACTTGGTATTCTTCTGGACCAATTCGAACATGCCCCCTCAATCTGTAACTATAGGTTGAGGCAAATTGTGCGATAGAGAAGGGCAAAGGGTTGTAACTACAGGTGAATGAGTGCTGCAGACACAGATAATGATCTACCAGTGTGAGCGGTATTTGACTTTTGACAAACAGATGAGAACAAATCGAGGTCAATGAAGTAGGATTAacagctttcttcttctcctttaaaaaatctatctatatatatatatatagattcggCAAATTAGGCACATGTTGCAGTCAAGGATTGCCTGCTTGCGGAACCACTTGCACTTTTGCCGGAGAAAATTGACCATAATCAGGATAAGTAAATTTACAAAAGTTAATAAAAAGTAATCATTTATACGGGATATACGTTGCATGCATAATAAGACAACCACATTCATTTCCAAATAATGCCGACAAAAAATTATTACGTGAGGTTGCTTAATATGGGTCCAGCTGGAGAAAAAAGTCGATCAAATCTTACAGATAAATTGtccttttttgtattttttttgttttcgatTTTTTTCTGCTTTCTTTTGTTCCCTTTTGTGTCGGCGGGGTTTCATGACTTCTCGTAGGCTTTTCGGGAAAATTCAGACGGGcgcatttttatttttctcttaaaggcgcctctttttttatttttaattaaaaatatatctcATTATAATAGTTTTGAACAGTACTAGTTGATATAGCATGAACACTTTAATTTTAATCACTATTAATTAAATATggacattttattttttttatcaatagtTATTGTTGTAACAATACTTGGACTT includes these proteins:
- the LOC122051212 gene encoding IQ domain-containing protein IQM1-like, whose product is MSNKVFCLAETKVAVARSMSFGDRESNKILRKSISFKRSDSSNKMVSSEAPGMERSLSFKHWEPQVTKIEGAATDKQAVEELKIQANFPAPIVELPQRQLLEFSSPRPLCELDAAATTLQKVYKSYRTRRNLADCAVLVEEFWWRALDFASLRSSSVSFFNVEKPEPAVSKWARAKKRLARVGKGLSKDEKAQQLALRHWLEAIDPRHRYGHNLHLYYDVWFASESTQPFFYWLDVGDGREVNLEECSRNKLQQQCITYLGPKEREGYEVIVDDGKLVYKKSEMPVNTTEGSKWIFVLSTSRSLYVGKKNKGTFQHSSFLAGGATTSAGRLVAKEGILQAIWPYSGHYLPTEENFKEFISFLEDNNVDLTNVKKCSVDDDDYNLSNKDHASDLPEVLSQEAIKSKVEASKCDPRGTDQRSEKPAPTPVARQQSRKWATAAGARISCVRDYPSDLQSRALEQVNLSPRVVLSPITNNFNAPIPSPRPSPKVRVSPRVQFMGIPTPAASPSQSRLPYIGIPSPKVSLRLPKQKTRTA
- the LOC122051211 gene encoding carbamoyl-phosphate synthase large chain, chloroplastic-like — translated: MALCYHHLLHLPSRRSLLPSTPSLASYLPPLLKPFPNSRLPLTGLLHHFVPRASARREAERPDAAGLHPVGGKRTDIKKIMILGAGPIVIGQACEFDYSGTQACKALVDEGYEVVLVNSNPATIMTDPDLAHRTYVGPMTPELVEQVLDAERPDAILPTMGGQTALNLAVALAESGALARRGIELIGAKLDAIRAAEDRDLFKRAMDRIGLRTPPSGIGTTLDECLAIAEDIGGFPLIIRPAFTLGGTGGGIAYNGDEFEAICRAGLAASLTSQVLVEKSLLGWKEYELEVMRDLADNVVIICSIENIDPMGVHTGDSITVAPAQTLTDKEYQRLRDYSVAIIREIGVECGGSNVQFAVNPVDGEVMVIEMNPRVSRSSALASKATGFPIAKMAAKLSVGYTLDQIPNDITKKTPASFEPSIDYVVTKIPRFAFEKFPGSEPILTTQMKSVGEAMALGRTFQESFQKAVRSLESGYSGWGCARIKELNWDWDQLKYSMRVPNPDRIHAVYAAMKKGMNIEEIHELSLIDKWFLFQLKELVDVEQFLLSQKLDQLTKDDMYEIKRRGFSDKQIAYATSSSEGDVRKKRLSLGVIPAYKRVDTCAAEFEANTPYMYSSYDFECESTPTQKKKVLILGGGPNRIGQGIEFDYCCCHAAFALKENGYETIMMNSNPETVSTDYDTSDRLYFEPLTIEDVLNVIDLERPDGIIVQFGGQTPLKLALPIQHYLEEQKLLSSTGTGLVQIWGTSPDSIDAAEDRERFNAILNDLEIEQPKGGIAKSERDAISIASDIGYPVVVRPSYVLGGRGMEIVYSDDKLVKYLETAVEVDPERPVLIDKYLNDAIEIDVDALADFKGNVVIGGIMEHIEQAGVHSGDSACSLPTKTVSSKCLDIIKQWTTKLAKRLSVCGLMNCQYAITAAGDVYLLEANPRASRTVPFVSKAIGHPLAKYASLVMSGKTLHELGFTKEVVPRHVSVKEAVLPFEKFQGCDVLLGPEMRSTGEVMGIDFDFHVAFAKAQIAAGQKLPVTGTIFLSLNDLTKPHLASLARGFLELGFKIVATSGTARVLELEGIPVEVVFKMHEGRPHAGDMLANGDIQAMVITSSGDALDAIDGRQLRRMALAYKIPIITTVAGAMATVEAIKSLKHSSIQMLALQDYFNVPEQQLKLQAASSSV